A genome region from Hevea brasiliensis isolate MT/VB/25A 57/8 chromosome 7, ASM3005281v1, whole genome shotgun sequence includes the following:
- the LOC131181590 gene encoding 5-OH-xanthotoxin synthase-like produces the protein MIMVSFIFLALVLPIFLLFLLRNHKTRTNIHLPPGPRGLPFIGNLHQVDNSSFYLYLWKLSQKYGPLMSLRIGFVPILVVSSAKIAKEIMKTHDLLFCGRPSTLSQQKLSYNGLDLAFAPYGSYWKEIRKICVIHLFNSNRVRSFRPIRESEVSHMLGKISNSVVASKPVDLTEAVVSLTRIIICKVTFGQGYKEEGSEESTRFQALLREFETLFASIFVSDYFPFMGFVDKFTGLIHRLEKNFQKFDNFYDKMIQEHLDSRRSKLHDHQEDILDILLQIQNDPSLKVHVTFNHIKAMLMDIFSGGTNTIAAAVIWAMTFLMKNPIKMKKAQEEVRRIAGKKGFINEDEIQKLSYLKAVVKETMRLQPTIPIIPRETSQHCNLDGFQIPPKTVVHVNVWAIGRDPEVWENPEEFCPERFINKSIDLKGQNFEPIPFGAGRRMCPGMLMGLTTVELALANLLYTFDWELPIGMSNEDLDMEVQPGLTVHKKNAIRLMARKYI, from the exons ATGATCATGGTTTCTTTTATCTTCCTTGCATTAGTTCTTCCTATCTTCCTCTTGTTTCTTCTCCGAAATCACAAAACTAGAACAAATATTCATTTGCCACCAGGCCCCCGAGGGCTTCCCTTCATAGGCAACTTACATCAAGTTGATAACTCATCCTTTTATCTCTACCTATGGAAACTTTCTCAGAAGTACGGACCTCTAATGTCCTTGCGTATAGGTTTTGTACCAATCCTAGTGGTTtcctcagccaaaatagctaaagaaataatgaaaacccaTGATCTTTTATTTTGCGGTAGGCCTTCCACGCTTAGCCAGCAGAAGTTGTCCTACAATGGCTTAGACTTAGCCTTTGCACCTTATGGTTCTTATTGGAAAGAGATAAGGAAGATATGTGTAATTCATCTCTTCAACTCTAATAGAGTGAGAAGTTTCCGTCCCATTAGAGAGTCTGAGGTTTCCCATATGCTTGGAAAGATCTCGAATTCAGTTGTTGCTTCCAAACCTGTAGATTTGACTGAGGCTGTGGTGTCCCTTACAAGAATTATAATTTGTAAGGTTACTTTTGGGCAGGGGTACAAGGAAGAGGGGAGTGAAGAAAGTACTAGATTTCAAGCTTTACTTAGGGAATTTGAAACCCTTTTCGCAAGTATCTTTGTTTCAGACTATTTTCCTTTCATGGGTTTTGTTGATAAATTTACCGGATTGATCCATCGCTTGGAAAAAAATTTccaaaaatttgacaatttttatGATAAGATGATTCAAGAACACCTTGATTCTCGTAGATCAAAGCTTCATGATCATCAAGAAGACATTCTCGATATCTTGCTTCAAATTCAGAATGATCCTTCTCTTAAAGTTCATGTCACCTTCAATCACATCAAAGCAATGCTAATG GATATATTTTCTGGTGGAACAAACACTATTGCAGCTGCTGTGATTTGGGCCATGACATTCCTGATGAAGAATCCGATAAAAATGAAGAAAGCTCAAGAAGAAGTCAGGCGTATTGCAGGAAAGAAAGGTTTTATAAATGAAGATGAAATCCAAAAACTATCTTATCTGAAAGCAGTGGTGAAGGAGACAATGAGATTACAACCTACAATTCCCATAATCCCAAGAGAAACATCTCAGCATTGCAATTTAGATGGTTTCCAGATACCTCCCAAAACTGTAGTTCATGTGAATGTATGGGCAATTGGAAGAGACCCTGAAGTTTGGGAAAACCCAGAAGAGTTTTGTCCTGAGAGATTCATCAACAAATCTATTGATTTGAAAGGGCAAAATTTTGAGCCAATCCCATTTGGAGCTGGCAGAAGAATGTGTCCTGGTATGCTTATGGGCCTGACAACTGTGGAGTTAGCTCTTGCTAATTTACTTTACACATTTGACTGGGAATTGCCTATTGGAATGAGCAATGAAGACTTGGACATGGAAGTGCAACCAGGCCTCACCGTGCATAAGAAAAATGCTATTCGCCTCATGGCTAGGAAGTATATTTGA